Proteins from a genomic interval of Oceanispirochaeta crateris:
- a CDS encoding Ig-like domain-containing protein → MKGRWLTICFLALVSMGCKLVDLTQQQDFISSPSKEYEVLPGGSPVSIIFTRGVDHYSVENIVSIKDYEGKLDIRFQWKDEKTLWIEPLSEPVSGLEYRLEIIGFYRFSNGKTAESKCSLPFYWDKKELTPLRVLSVHPSSGVLGSEETEIGILFSSKVEDSTLLRGFSISPNTKVETTWSEQTLLVSPREKWENLETYTLRFSKDVEDQDGNPLLAGYEHSFFAQYGTDIPSVMSVGSCSRDLSGGFESLEADLTNLAVDQALRIRFSQAMDHISTENALSLSPSLAGDFFWQEDPQRPGIEDLIFLPEDRFVMSQSYRLGLATSARGNTGIQMTSDFILIFTPNLEELALTCMECLSYGGFSLNDFSSDTSYDLPAGPVSPFSLTFRFTFSRPFISDREKQEVQNSLKIYEIFSSGGSPQAGLFSWSSDYSMTVLFNGFNADNEQEYYYMIELPGGEGGIINDEGSFLPSPVRQLFRIGPL, encoded by the coding sequence ATGAAAGGTCGGTGGCTAACGATATGCTTCCTTGCCCTGGTTTCTATGGGCTGTAAACTTGTGGATCTGACTCAGCAACAAGATTTTATCTCTTCCCCCTCAAAGGAGTATGAAGTACTGCCCGGCGGGAGTCCTGTGAGCATCATTTTTACCCGGGGTGTAGATCATTATTCCGTTGAAAATATTGTAAGCATCAAAGATTATGAGGGAAAACTGGATATCCGATTCCAATGGAAAGATGAGAAGACCCTCTGGATTGAGCCCCTATCCGAGCCGGTGTCTGGCCTGGAGTACCGCCTGGAAATTATTGGTTTTTACCGTTTTAGTAACGGGAAAACCGCCGAATCCAAGTGTTCTCTTCCCTTCTATTGGGACAAAAAAGAGCTGACACCCCTAAGAGTCCTATCTGTCCACCCCTCCTCAGGAGTGCTTGGCTCAGAAGAAACCGAGATAGGAATCCTGTTTTCATCGAAAGTTGAGGATTCCACCCTGCTCAGGGGATTCAGTATCAGCCCGAACACAAAGGTAGAGACCACATGGTCCGAACAGACTCTGCTTGTGAGCCCCCGGGAGAAATGGGAAAACCTGGAGACCTATACCCTCAGGTTCTCCAAGGATGTAGAAGACCAGGATGGTAATCCATTATTGGCCGGATATGAACACTCCTTTTTTGCCCAATACGGTACTGATATCCCCTCGGTCATGTCTGTGGGAAGTTGTAGCAGAGACCTGTCAGGAGGATTCGAATCTCTGGAAGCAGATTTGACCAACCTCGCTGTGGATCAGGCCCTGAGAATCCGATTTTCACAAGCCATGGATCACATAAGTACAGAAAATGCTCTGTCCCTCAGCCCTTCATTGGCGGGTGATTTTTTCTGGCAAGAAGACCCCCAAAGACCAGGGATTGAAGATCTTATATTTCTTCCGGAAGACCGCTTTGTCATGTCCCAGTCGTACAGGCTCGGCCTCGCCACATCGGCACGAGGAAATACAGGGATCCAGATGACTTCCGACTTTATTCTTATTTTTACTCCCAATCTTGAAGAGTTGGCCCTGACCTGTATGGAATGCCTTTCCTATGGGGGCTTCTCACTCAATGATTTTAGTTCTGATACTTCTTATGATCTTCCGGCCGGCCCGGTCTCCCCTTTCAGTCTGACCTTCCGTTTTACCTTTTCAAGGCCCTTCATCAGCGACAGGGAAAAACAGGAAGTTCAGAACAGTCTTAAAATTTATGAAATATTCAGTTCCGGAGGCAGTCCCCAGGCCGGATTATTTTCCTGGAGCAGCGATTATTCAATGACTGTTCTTTTCAATGGCTTCAATGCGGACAATGAGCAGGAATACTACTATATGATTGAACTTCCCGGGGGTGAAGGAGGAATTATCAACGATGAAGGCAGTTTTCTGCCCTCCCCGGTCCGGCAGCTCTTTCGGATAGGCCCCTTATGA
- a CDS encoding efflux RND transporter periplasmic adaptor subunit → MVSGQMMKQELLLFCCLLITFSCNKKIPEESNPQEEVPLIQGYVCQKELTKNEIRTYGTIGYLYKADVVPTFGETINDLYFEEGDPVKEGELLALLDFRKLELQMEETKADIDTKHAALLLADQKLNDSRRTMESHFLTIKNAELDLEQKREDLHRIHSILENKKLLFEAGGITEEELLSVELNSREKETALKQSEYSLKMKKIGFREEDLLQEGFKLPEDQDEWINLFIELNTRVQTAEAQLARSEWEAALTRIKTLELYMDECRIRAPIDGIIAKKYMNIGEKAQEDQPLYMIYPIDRVLAILQLSEKELLNIKIGQEVRILSDRDGFEHWGHIHRISPWIQKESRSSEVRVMIDNREAAFKIGQFVRVQIQLSQPEEQIVIPDEALSRGDASSVFVIRRNIVFLKKIILGEEADGKYPVLDGLAEGDHIVMSPPESLMNGMEVRVR, encoded by the coding sequence ATGGTATCCGGACAAATGATGAAACAGGAACTGCTCCTCTTTTGTTGCCTTTTGATCACTTTCAGTTGTAATAAAAAAATCCCCGAAGAATCGAATCCCCAGGAAGAAGTGCCGCTGATACAGGGATATGTGTGCCAAAAAGAGCTGACAAAGAATGAGATCAGAACCTATGGAACCATCGGCTACCTGTATAAAGCGGATGTTGTACCCACTTTTGGAGAGACCATAAACGATCTGTATTTTGAAGAGGGAGATCCCGTTAAGGAAGGTGAGCTATTGGCGCTCCTGGATTTTAGAAAGCTGGAACTTCAGATGGAAGAGACAAAGGCGGATATTGACACAAAACATGCGGCACTGCTTCTGGCGGATCAAAAATTGAATGACAGCAGGCGGACCATGGAATCTCATTTTCTGACCATAAAAAATGCCGAGTTGGACCTGGAACAAAAGAGGGAGGATCTGCACCGGATTCACTCGATCCTAGAAAATAAAAAGCTGCTCTTTGAAGCCGGGGGAATCACCGAAGAGGAGCTTCTTTCGGTTGAACTGAACTCAAGGGAAAAAGAAACGGCCTTAAAACAATCGGAGTACAGTCTCAAAATGAAGAAGATAGGATTCCGAGAGGAAGACCTACTCCAGGAAGGTTTCAAACTACCGGAAGATCAGGATGAATGGATCAATTTATTCATAGAGCTGAACACGAGGGTCCAAACAGCAGAGGCTCAGCTTGCCAGATCGGAATGGGAGGCAGCCTTAACAAGGATAAAGACTCTGGAACTGTACATGGATGAATGCCGGATCAGAGCTCCCATCGATGGCATCATCGCTAAAAAATATATGAATATAGGTGAAAAAGCACAGGAGGATCAGCCCCTTTACATGATCTATCCCATAGACCGTGTATTGGCAATTCTCCAATTAAGCGAAAAGGAACTGCTGAATATAAAAATTGGTCAGGAAGTTCGTATTTTAAGTGATCGGGATGGATTTGAACACTGGGGTCACATCCACAGGATTTCCCCATGGATTCAAAAAGAATCCAGAAGCTCTGAGGTAAGGGTCATGATAGACAATCGTGAAGCTGCCTTTAAAATTGGACAATTTGTAAGAGTACAGATCCAGTTGAGTCAGCCCGAAGAGCAGATAGTCATACCAGACGAAGCGTTAAGCCGTGGAGACGCGTCTTCTGTCTTTGTTATTCGCAGGAATATAGTGTTTCTTAAAAAAATAATCCTTGGTGAAGAAGCAGATGGAAAATATCCCGTCTTAGACGGCCTGGCAGAGGGTGATCATATTGTCATGAGTCCTCCTGAATCACTGATGAACGGAATGGAAGTGAGGGTCCGATGA
- a CDS encoding TolC family protein — protein MEHLAPLFIILLISASAVHGLSLKTMNLDESVQLALEQNELIVNDNFERLDAWRRLHLQLRQFFPSLQLGYSATDSVTQNSPDSRIKKLSVSLSQVLFNGGRDLAAYRSSYRDLKLRDLQARDLSEEIAHEVVLQYVDVLKNIQVLEIQNRSFENLLEQIKIAALEMELGTMKESDFLEIQINAIEYSLNIKDTEEGLLQSRYALATLLYLPLEQLPPLSGQLNQDYKGDSPLFTHGTPNDISLLKTKAQEYNTDLMSLYRQESNARRALLDSRIHWIPKIEATFDYSLSAMDFPLDEPSFSLGLDFSFQTPLLPGSIGVQAGKSSRSEHNLSTDSALYIGENLEGLADSFSSGTALYSMQRRLEEMKRSIDHQVRALTHSIQLNLQRLEVTREKIRMESEKLKIEESRMNIGELTRLDYIMSEIRLANQKTELIENIVILYSNEIELEKICGMTRNRQEGTLIWYPDK, from the coding sequence ATGGAACACCTTGCCCCCTTGTTCATCATCCTTCTGATTTCGGCCTCCGCAGTTCATGGACTGAGCCTGAAGACCATGAACCTTGATGAGTCGGTGCAGCTTGCTCTAGAACAGAACGAGCTTATCGTCAATGATAATTTTGAAAGACTGGATGCCTGGCGCAGACTCCATCTGCAGCTTCGTCAATTTTTTCCAAGCCTCCAGTTGGGATACTCAGCAACAGATTCTGTAACCCAAAATTCACCGGATTCCAGGATAAAAAAACTGAGTGTATCCCTGAGTCAGGTCCTTTTCAACGGAGGACGGGATCTAGCCGCCTACCGCTCAAGCTATCGAGATCTGAAACTCCGGGATCTCCAGGCCCGGGACCTCAGCGAAGAGATTGCCCATGAGGTTGTTCTCCAATATGTAGATGTTCTTAAAAACATCCAGGTTCTTGAAATCCAAAACCGCTCTTTTGAAAATCTGCTGGAACAAATCAAAATTGCGGCTCTTGAAATGGAATTGGGCACCATGAAGGAGTCTGATTTTCTAGAAATCCAAATCAATGCCATAGAATATTCTCTGAATATAAAAGACACAGAAGAAGGTCTCCTTCAGAGCCGCTATGCTCTGGCTACGCTGTTATACCTACCCCTGGAACAACTGCCCCCCCTTTCGGGACAGTTGAATCAGGATTATAAGGGAGATTCTCCCTTGTTCACCCATGGAACTCCCAATGATATTTCTCTTTTGAAAACCAAAGCACAGGAATACAATACGGATCTGATGAGCCTCTATAGGCAGGAGAGCAATGCCCGAAGAGCGCTTCTGGATTCAAGAATCCATTGGATTCCCAAAATAGAGGCCACATTTGATTACTCCCTGTCGGCCATGGATTTTCCTCTGGATGAACCATCCTTTTCCCTGGGTCTGGACTTCAGCTTCCAGACCCCCCTTTTGCCGGGCAGTATAGGGGTTCAGGCGGGAAAATCCAGCAGGAGCGAACATAATTTATCGACCGACTCAGCACTCTACATAGGAGAGAATTTGGAAGGTCTTGCCGATTCATTCTCATCGGGAACCGCCCTCTATTCTATGCAGCGCCGTTTGGAGGAGATGAAGCGTTCCATAGACCATCAGGTTAGAGCCCTCACCCACTCCATACAACTGAACCTGCAGAGGCTGGAGGTCACTAGAGAAAAAATCAGGATGGAGTCGGAAAAGCTCAAAATTGAAGAGTCCAGGATGAACATAGGAGAACTGACCAGACTCGATTACATCATGTCCGAAATCCGCCTGGCCAATCAAAAAACAGAGCTAATAGAAAATATAGTCATCCTCTACAGCAACGAAATTGAACTTGAAAAGATCTGCGGGATGACCAGGAACAGACAGGAGGGAACTCTCATATGGTATCCGGACAAATGA
- a CDS encoding YwbE family protein, protein MNGQNRENIKAGLKVAIVLKQDQRSGKRTEGIVADLLTKSSFHPHGIKVRLTDGQVGRVQEILE, encoded by the coding sequence ATGAATGGACAAAACAGAGAGAATATCAAAGCCGGTCTTAAAGTGGCCATCGTATTGAAACAGGATCAGAGATCGGGTAAACGGACAGAAGGAATCGTAGCGGATCTTCTGACAAAATCATCTTTTCATCCCCACGGGATAAAAGTCAGACTGACCGATGGTCAGGTTGGGAGAGTTCAGGAAATCCTTGAATAG
- a CDS encoding pseudouridine synthase: MTDNPIDNPLSILWEDEHYAIIDKPAGLLIHRSLFSSDRETLVKRLYRQFENPPLPVHRLDRPVSGVLAASFSSEAAALLSSQFRNGQVKKTYWAVVRGYIPQEGVIDTSLKDYESGSIKEATTHYRRLKTAELDIPSRKYDTSRYSLVEVQPQTGRFHQIRRHLASLGYPIVGDTSHGDTFSNHHFSEHFQVEGLMLHARCIEFVHPITNEDLSINSPAALRFEKVFERFQWSGA, translated from the coding sequence ATGACTGATAACCCGATTGATAATCCCCTGAGTATTCTCTGGGAAGACGAGCATTATGCCATTATCGATAAACCGGCAGGCCTCTTAATACACAGAAGCCTCTTCTCCTCCGACAGAGAGACTTTGGTAAAGCGGCTGTATCGACAGTTTGAAAATCCCCCCCTCCCTGTACACCGTCTGGACAGGCCGGTTTCGGGAGTTCTCGCCGCCTCCTTTAGTTCTGAAGCAGCGGCCCTGCTTTCATCTCAATTCAGAAATGGACAGGTCAAAAAAACCTATTGGGCTGTGGTCCGGGGGTATATTCCCCAAGAGGGAGTCATCGACACATCCTTAAAAGACTATGAAAGCGGATCAATTAAAGAAGCCACGACCCATTACCGCAGGCTAAAGACAGCAGAACTGGATATACCATCAAGAAAATATGACACATCCCGCTATTCTCTTGTAGAAGTACAACCCCAAACCGGCCGGTTTCATCAGATACGCAGGCATCTTGCGAGCCTGGGATATCCCATTGTGGGTGATACATCCCATGGGGATACCTTTTCTAATCATCATTTTTCAGAACACTTCCAGGTAGAGGGATTGATGCTGCATGCCCGATGTATTGAATTTGTCCACCCCATCACAAATGAGGACCTTAGCATCAATTCTCCGGCGGCCCTCAGGTTCGAAAAGGTTTTTGAACGCTTTCAATGGTCCGGGGCTTAA
- a CDS encoding lysophospholipid acyltransferase family protein — MSVSQSIVNSIIKVILRATCKIDTSELYKIPKKGPYILVINHISFLEAPIFYIFMRPRRTIAMAKSELWDKKVTAFLMNLWEVLPIKRGTIDIQGMKNCVKVLEGGDFLCLAPEGTRSGDGQLGSGKAGVIMFAQKGNAPIIPMAHWGGEKLSSNLKKLKRTPFVIRVGDPVEIAVPEGVKMDSTVRQQIADEVMVEIAKLMPEEYHGVYKGKTDVEPQYLRRIKESVIN; from the coding sequence ATGTCTGTCTCTCAAAGTATAGTCAACAGTATTATTAAGGTGATTTTAAGGGCTACATGCAAAATAGATACCTCAGAGTTGTATAAAATCCCCAAAAAAGGGCCTTATATCCTGGTTATTAATCATATCAGTTTTCTGGAAGCCCCTATTTTTTACATCTTTATGAGACCCCGACGGACCATTGCCATGGCAAAATCAGAACTCTGGGATAAGAAAGTCACCGCATTTCTGATGAACCTCTGGGAGGTTCTGCCCATTAAAAGAGGAACCATCGATATTCAGGGAATGAAAAACTGTGTCAAAGTTCTAGAAGGGGGCGATTTTCTTTGCCTGGCACCAGAGGGAACCAGAAGCGGAGATGGCCAGCTGGGAAGCGGTAAGGCGGGAGTCATCATGTTTGCTCAAAAAGGCAATGCCCCCATTATCCCCATGGCTCACTGGGGAGGGGAGAAGTTGTCTTCCAATTTGAAAAAATTGAAAAGAACCCCCTTTGTCATACGTGTGGGAGATCCTGTGGAAATTGCTGTTCCCGAGGGCGTTAAAATGGATTCCACAGTAAGACAGCAGATCGCCGATGAAGTTATGGTCGAAATTGCCAAACTGATGCCCGAGGAGTATCACGGTGTCTACAAGGGAAAGACAGATGTCGAACCTCAATACCTCAGAAGAATCAAAGAATCGGTGATCAACTAA
- the msrA gene encoding peptide-methionine (S)-S-oxide reductase MsrA: protein MNQQSDHSLEKATFAGGCFWCMEGPFSALQGVEQVRAGYCGGTTQNPSYKEVCTGQTGHYEAVQIQFNPHVIPYSRLLDVFWHQIDPTDPSGQFYDKGSQYKTAIFYHNSDQKNEAYESKKKLEASGLFDKPIVTDIIRATRFFEAEEYHQEYHVKSENQYKAYRSQSGRDQFLEIHWGAK, encoded by the coding sequence ATGAATCAACAAAGTGATCATTCTCTGGAAAAAGCAACTTTTGCCGGCGGTTGTTTCTGGTGCATGGAAGGACCCTTCTCTGCGCTGCAGGGAGTGGAGCAGGTCCGAGCCGGTTATTGCGGCGGAACCACTCAAAATCCAAGTTATAAAGAAGTCTGTACGGGTCAAACCGGGCATTATGAAGCCGTTCAAATCCAATTCAACCCCCATGTCATCCCTTATTCCCGGCTCCTGGATGTCTTCTGGCATCAGATAGATCCTACCGATCCATCCGGTCAGTTTTATGATAAGGGCAGCCAGTACAAGACCGCCATCTTTTATCACAATTCGGATCAGAAGAATGAGGCCTATGAGTCCAAAAAAAAACTGGAAGCCTCCGGTCTGTTTGATAAACCCATTGTGACAGACATTATAAGGGCCACCCGGTTCTTTGAAGCAGAAGAGTATCATCAGGAATATCATGTAAAGTCGGAGAATCAATACAAGGCCTACCGAAGCCAGTCCGGCAGAGATCAGTTTCTCGAAATTCATTGGGGGGCAAAATAA
- the msrB gene encoding peptide-methionine (R)-S-oxide reductase MsrB, which produces MSQKEQRWSKADTNELKEKLTDIQYAVTQKNGTERAFANEFHDHREEGLYVDITTGEPLFSSRDKFDSGCGWPSFSSALEEERIIEKKDLSHHMVRTEVRSSIGDAHLGHLFNDGPLPGGLRYCINSASLRFIPLDRLESEGYGEYKKFFEK; this is translated from the coding sequence ATGAGTCAAAAAGAGCAGAGGTGGAGCAAAGCAGATACGAATGAACTCAAAGAAAAACTGACGGATATCCAATATGCGGTTACACAAAAAAATGGAACTGAAAGGGCCTTTGCCAATGAGTTTCATGACCACCGGGAAGAGGGACTTTATGTGGATATCACCACGGGAGAGCCCCTGTTCAGCTCAAGGGATAAATTTGATTCCGGCTGTGGATGGCCCAGTTTTTCATCGGCCCTGGAAGAGGAGAGAATCATTGAGAAAAAGGACCTGTCCCATCATATGGTCAGAACCGAAGTTCGCAGCAGCATCGGCGATGCCCATCTGGGCCACCTCTTCAACGATGGCCCCCTCCCGGGAGGTTTGCGCTACTGCATCAATTCCGCCTCTTTGCGCTTCATACCCCTAGACAGGCTGGAATCGGAAGGCTACGGCGAGTATAAAAAGTTTTTTGAAAAATAA
- a CDS encoding DMT family transporter, with amino-acid sequence MYAGEIAALMATGCWMISALSFEASGKRIGSLPVNIIRLVLGICFMELFLIFTRAVWIPVIPEDGSFWLMYASGFVGFFIGDMMLFRSYVEIGSRVALLILSFVPPITAFMEWIILGQLLSLQGWISMAVTLTGVLLVLLKSEDKKFKLKHPIKGILLAVGGTLGQSTGMILSRSGIGSADPVQATLIRALAALTGFIPFFFILGIWPKVFKGMRNKQAMAQLSLGSLFGPFIGVTLMLYAMQHTTAARVSIITALIPVVVIPPSIILFKDKIGMRELIGACIAVFGVIILFI; translated from the coding sequence ATGTATGCAGGCGAAATAGCGGCCTTGATGGCCACGGGTTGCTGGATGATCTCTGCCCTTTCATTTGAGGCCTCAGGTAAGAGAATAGGTTCCCTGCCTGTTAACATCATCCGCCTCGTCCTGGGTATCTGTTTCATGGAACTTTTTCTCATTTTTACCAGAGCTGTCTGGATACCGGTTATACCAGAAGATGGTTCTTTCTGGCTGATGTATGCCTCGGGCTTTGTCGGTTTCTTTATCGGTGATATGATGCTCTTCCGCTCCTATGTTGAAATAGGTTCCCGCGTGGCTCTTCTGATCCTGAGTTTTGTTCCTCCCATCACGGCCTTCATGGAGTGGATTATCCTGGGACAGCTTTTGTCTCTCCAGGGATGGATCAGCATGGCTGTGACCCTGACGGGTGTTCTCCTGGTCCTTTTAAAAAGTGAAGATAAAAAATTCAAACTGAAACATCCCATAAAGGGGATACTTCTGGCTGTGGGCGGAACCCTCGGGCAATCCACGGGAATGATCCTCAGCCGCTCAGGCATTGGCAGTGCCGACCCTGTTCAGGCCACTCTGATTCGTGCGTTGGCCGCTTTGACGGGGTTTATCCCCTTCTTCTTCATCCTGGGCATATGGCCCAAGGTCTTTAAGGGGATGAGGAATAAACAGGCCATGGCCCAACTCTCTCTGGGGTCACTTTTCGGTCCTTTCATCGGTGTAACGCTCATGCTCTATGCCATGCAGCACACCACGGCAGCCAGAGTGTCCATCATCACCGCCTTGATTCCCGTGGTAGTCATCCCCCCCTCCATCATCCTGTTTAAGGATAAAATTGGCATGAGAGAGCTTATTGGAGCCTGCATTGCCGTATTTGGGGTGATCATCCTTTTCATTTAG
- a CDS encoding tRNA 2-thiocytidine biosynthesis TtcA family protein: MSSKTLSRKVDKAIFKFNLIEPGDKILLAVSGGKDSLAMSYFLGHKQNGFPIPFELGAVHIEGDFPGCGKSPVMAELMEEWGVPFEIVKVPIMKRLKPGKSMNCYWCSTQRRMELMRYAGENGYNKIALGHHLDDILETFFMNMMQKSELSTMLPKLKYDKYPFTVIRPLAYVKEQEIIDFSKEKDLLKAAAVCTYGTTSVRLEARKIIEIIAESEGQGVKDSIFEAMCNPVHRYMPYSLLDNEEDSET; the protein is encoded by the coding sequence ATGTCATCTAAAACCCTTTCACGGAAAGTCGATAAAGCCATTTTTAAGTTTAACCTCATAGAACCGGGAGATAAAATACTTCTGGCCGTTTCAGGAGGGAAGGATTCTTTGGCCATGTCCTATTTCTTAGGGCATAAACAAAATGGATTTCCTATTCCCTTCGAGCTGGGGGCCGTTCATATAGAAGGAGATTTTCCCGGCTGCGGTAAGTCTCCGGTGATGGCAGAGCTCATGGAGGAGTGGGGAGTTCCCTTCGAGATTGTGAAGGTGCCCATCATGAAGAGACTCAAACCTGGAAAATCAATGAACTGTTACTGGTGTTCTACCCAGAGGCGTATGGAACTCATGCGCTATGCCGGTGAGAACGGATACAATAAGATTGCCCTGGGGCACCATTTGGATGATATTCTGGAAACATTCTTCATGAATATGATGCAAAAATCGGAGCTCTCAACCATGCTACCCAAGCTCAAATATGACAAATATCCCTTTACGGTTATTCGTCCCCTGGCCTATGTCAAAGAGCAGGAAATTATAGATTTTTCAAAAGAGAAAGATCTTCTGAAGGCTGCGGCGGTCTGTACCTATGGGACAACCTCTGTCAGGCTGGAAGCCCGAAAGATCATCGAAATCATTGCCGAATCGGAAGGACAGGGTGTCAAAGACAGCATCTTTGAAGCCATGTGCAACCCGGTTCATCGTTACATGCCCTATAGCCTTCTGGACAACGAAGAAGATTCAGAGACATAA
- the hflX gene encoding GTPase HflX, whose amino-acid sequence MEPVFERLEERDILSQKCERSLLIGIQDEGDSAFEAENHLNELASLAETMGIPPVHTVMVKLRKTNPRTLVGKGKMEEIRDLVHEVQADLVIFDYDLSPSQQRNLEYDMNITVIDREEVILDIFADRASTREAVLQIALARMQYSLPRLTRAWTHLSRQRGGAKGTRGKGETQLETDHRMVLKKIASLKKELAQVRKNRETQRKRRRSLPVPTLSVVGYTNAGKSSLLNMMTGADVLAEDKLFATLDPTSRRVHLPGGRQVVITDTVGFIRKLPHNLVEAFKSTLEEAVMADAVIHVIDISNPEWREQRKVTEDVLDELGAGDKPVLLVFNKTDKLDDPEELHHFLNNEKHTVVMLSAKTGFGKEKLEMGIQEVLEAELPVKSLLIPADKWDIVAYIRRNSVVMVEEYVDEGIRMEAILSAKDQKMLNEYIKV is encoded by the coding sequence TTGGAACCTGTATTTGAACGACTGGAAGAACGGGATATTCTGTCACAAAAGTGTGAACGCTCTCTTTTAATTGGAATCCAGGATGAGGGTGACAGTGCTTTTGAAGCAGAGAATCACCTGAATGAACTGGCGAGTCTGGCGGAGACCATGGGCATCCCCCCTGTGCACACAGTGATGGTAAAGCTGAGAAAAACAAACCCCAGAACCCTGGTGGGCAAGGGCAAGATGGAAGAGATCAGAGATCTGGTTCATGAGGTCCAGGCCGATCTTGTCATCTTTGATTATGATCTTTCTCCCTCCCAGCAGAGAAATCTCGAATACGATATGAATATCACAGTCATAGACAGGGAAGAAGTCATCCTGGACATCTTTGCAGACAGGGCTTCCACCCGTGAAGCCGTACTCCAGATTGCCTTAGCCAGGATGCAGTACAGCCTGCCGAGGCTGACACGGGCCTGGACCCACCTGTCCCGTCAAAGAGGGGGAGCAAAGGGAACCAGAGGTAAGGGTGAAACCCAGCTCGAAACGGACCACCGGATGGTGTTGAAAAAAATTGCCTCCCTGAAAAAGGAACTGGCTCAGGTTAGAAAGAATCGGGAGACCCAGAGGAAACGGCGGCGGTCTCTTCCTGTTCCCACACTCTCTGTTGTGGGTTATACCAATGCTGGTAAATCCTCCTTGCTCAATATGATGACCGGAGCGGATGTTCTGGCTGAAGATAAACTTTTTGCCACCTTGGACCCTACATCCCGGCGGGTTCATCTTCCCGGAGGACGGCAGGTGGTCATCACCGATACGGTTGGTTTTATCCGCAAACTGCCTCATAACCTGGTAGAAGCCTTTAAATCGACCCTGGAAGAAGCGGTCATGGCCGATGCGGTCATCCATGTGATTGACATCAGTAACCCTGAATGGCGTGAACAGCGCAAGGTTACAGAGGATGTTCTGGACGAACTGGGAGCGGGGGATAAACCGGTACTCCTGGTTTTTAATAAAACAGACAAGCTGGATGATCCGGAGGAACTGCACCATTTTCTCAACAATGAAAAGCATACCGTGGTCATGCTTTCGGCAAAAACGGGTTTTGGAAAAGAGAAGTTGGAAATGGGAATTCAGGAAGTCCTGGAAGCCGAACTCCCCGTTAAATCCTTGTTGATCCCTGCAGACAAGTGGGATATAGTAGCCTATATACGGCGCAACAGCGTTGTCATGGTTGAAGAGTATGTTGATGAGGGGATCAGGATGGAAGCCATTTTATCTGCCAAGGATCAAAAGATGCTCAACGAGTACATCAAAGTCTAG